Proteins encoded by one window of Leptolyngbyaceae cyanobacterium:
- a CDS encoding HhoA/HhoB/HtrA family serine endopeptidase — protein sequence MQTKQPSDNTSEQFDRIQLTNLNSPTHQRDRFSFAKPLTYLSLVLLGASLSFTGSYLAAQNRTSSLSAVAQASVKPVSQTVQASLPISADSNFVSNVVEQVGPAVVRINASRTVTNSVPEVFNDPFFGQFFGGGISRMPRERVERGTGSGFIINSNGDILTNAHVVDGADRVTVTLRDGRTFQGKVMGRDPVTDVAVVKIQANNLPTVKIGNSDNLKPGEWAIAIGNPLGLDNTVTTGIISATGRTSSQVGVPDKRVSFIQTDAAINPGNSGGPLLNAAGEVIGMNTAIIQGAQGIGFAIPINTAQNIADRLVANGKVEHPFLGIQMVDLTPEVKQNINSDPNSGLSVNEDQGVLIVRVMPNSPAAKAGLRAGDVIQKVNDRSAKDGRTVQQMVEQSGVGGNLKVEVSRNGQNLSLAVRPGTVPAEMETARE from the coding sequence ATGCAAACGAAACAACCTAGTGATAATACTTCAGAGCAATTCGATCGTATACAATTGACTAATTTAAATTCGCCAACTCATCAACGCGATCGCTTTTCTTTTGCAAAACCACTTACTTACTTATCCCTAGTACTGCTGGGGGCTAGCCTCAGCTTTACGGGTAGCTATTTAGCAGCCCAAAATAGAACATCTTCTCTAAGCGCCGTAGCCCAAGCTTCGGTTAAACCAGTTAGTCAAACCGTACAAGCAAGTCTACCGATATCAGCCGATAGCAACTTTGTCAGCAATGTGGTAGAACAAGTGGGGCCAGCGGTAGTGCGGATTAATGCTTCCCGAACCGTAACAAATAGCGTACCGGAAGTTTTCAACGATCCTTTCTTCGGTCAATTTTTCGGAGGTGGGATATCCAGAATGCCCAGAGAAAGGGTTGAACGGGGTACTGGTTCTGGTTTTATTATTAACTCGAACGGCGATATACTCACTAACGCCCACGTAGTAGATGGTGCGGATAGGGTGACGGTAACCTTGAGAGATGGTCGCACTTTCCAAGGTAAAGTGATGGGTAGAGATCCGGTAACGGATGTAGCAGTGGTGAAGATTCAAGCGAATAATTTGCCGACTGTAAAAATCGGGAATTCGGATAATTTGAAACCTGGAGAGTGGGCGATCGCAATTGGGAACCCCCTTGGTTTAGATAACACCGTTACCACTGGCATTATCAGCGCTACAGGACGTACCAGTTCTCAAGTTGGCGTTCCCGATAAGCGCGTCAGCTTCATTCAAACAGATGCCGCCATCAACCCCGGTAACTCTGGTGGGCCACTACTGAATGCGGCTGGGGAAGTAATTGGGATGAATACCGCCATTATCCAAGGTGCCCAAGGTATTGGTTTTGCCATTCCCATCAATACCGCCCAAAACATTGCCGATCGATTAGTAGCGAACGGGAAAGTAGAACATCCATTCTTGGGTATCCAAATGGTAGACCTTACTCCGGAAGTCAAACAAAATATCAACAGCGACCCTAACAGTGGTCTAAGCGTAAATGAAGACCAAGGGGTGTTGATCGTGAGAGTAATGCCTAATTCTCCCGCCGCCAAAGCTGGATTGCGGGCTGGCGATGTCATCCAAAAAGTTAACGATCGATCGGCGAAAGATGGCAGAACCGTACAACAGATGGTAGAACAGAGTGGTGTTGGCGGTAACCTAAAAGTGGAAGTCAGCCGCAACGGACAGAATCTTTCTTTAGCCGTGCGTCCGGGTACTGTTCCAGCCGAGATGGAAACCGCACGGGAATAG
- a CDS encoding GGDEF domain-containing protein: MKIIQYLDNQPKAFVLILASLLLILISLINYFVLPTDIYTSIFYLIPILISTWYGGDKFGVFMCFMSALAWVISRENHLAYSSPSINYWNASVILGFFLTVTYLLSELKNALERERKLVRTDALTGVANRQVFNELAAMEIKKSRRYGHPFTVAYIDIDDFKNINHYGGHQIGNAVLQAVAQSIKNSLRETDIVARICGDEFAVVLPGISYETAQTVVGRVHKQLLEKMDENKWPATFSIGAITFLNPPDSVDEIIEKTDYLIYCIKNDGKNRLEHIIEEGSF, from the coding sequence GTGAAGATAATACAATATCTTGACAATCAACCCAAAGCTTTTGTGTTAATATTAGCTTCATTGCTACTAATATTAATTAGTTTAATTAATTATTTTGTGCTGCCTACTGATATTTATACCTCTATTTTTTACTTAATTCCCATACTGATTAGTACTTGGTACGGAGGAGATAAATTTGGTGTTTTCATGTGTTTTATGAGCGCTTTGGCATGGGTGATTTCGAGAGAAAACCATCTAGCCTATTCTTCCCCTAGCATTAATTATTGGAACGCTTCTGTAATTTTAGGTTTCTTTTTAACCGTTACGTATCTTTTGTCAGAATTAAAAAATGCTTTAGAAAGAGAAAGGAAGTTAGTCAGAACTGATGCCCTCACCGGAGTTGCCAACAGGCAAGTTTTTAACGAACTAGCTGCGATGGAAATTAAAAAGTCGCGTCGATACGGACATCCTTTTACAGTTGCTTACATAGATATAGATGATTTCAAAAATATCAACCACTACGGAGGTCATCAAATTGGTAATGCTGTCTTACAAGCGGTAGCTCAAAGTATCAAAAATTCTCTGAGAGAAACTGACATAGTTGCTAGAATTTGTGGAGATGAATTTGCAGTTGTTTTACCGGGCATTTCTTACGAAACGGCTCAAACAGTAGTAGGAAGAGTGCATAAACAACTACTAGAAAAGATGGACGAAAACAAATGGCCAGCTACTTTTAGTATTGGTGCGATTACTTTTCTTAATCCGCCTGATTCAGTAGATGAGATTATTGAAAAAACTGATTATTTAATATACTGTATCAAAAATGACGGAAAAAATAGACTAGAACACATCATTGAGGAAGGATCGTTTTAA
- a CDS encoding ATP-binding protein produces MNTIKRKILKERRDYNAWVANETLEDYSLRYAPKSFRKWSEFLVANTALGGISFLALEAIGGSLIINYGFANSCWAILTVSLIIFLAGLPISYYAAKYNIDIDLLTRGAGFGYIGSTITSLIYASFTFIFFALEAAIMAQALQLYFHLPLTIGYLICSLIIIPLVFYGVTLISKLQLWTQPIWLLLMISPYIFVLYKEPDSLNNWLNFAGNSPSGASFDPLLFGVAATVSFSLIGQLGEQVDYLRFLPNCQENNRFKWWLAVILAGPGWIILGGAKQLGGAFLTALAINHGVGLSTAKEPVHMYMAGFAYIFSDPGVVLLVATLFVLVSQIKINVTNAYAGSLAWSNFFSRLTHSHPGRVVWLVFNVAIALLLMELGVFQTLEAVLGLYSNVAIAWIGAVVADLVVNKPLGLSPSYIEFKRAYLYNFNPVGFGAMAIGSVVAIVCFLGVFGNYAQAYSPFVALILAFMMSPAIALITKGKYYIARENLYSHIKDDNLLVTCCICQQEYETADTAHCPVYEGPICSLCCSLDAHCHDSCKTSTLNFKQLLNRLATRIFQQKLAPHLGIRIIKFIVFYSLSSILLGLGFGLIYYQGVWQSSAIPIAAYPLIKGVFMTLYASLLVFIGIGVWWLILSEESRELAEDELAKQNEQLQQEIAERKQAEIALQKLTHELEIRVEQRTAELSEALNILKQAQTQLVQTEKMSSLGQLVAGVAHEINNPVNFICGNLEHIDDYFESLLKLIEAYQKEISKDLLKPSIQQIEEEIELDFLQEDLPKLLSSMRIGTDRIRAIVLSLRNFSRLDEAEVKAVDIHAGIDSTLMILGHRLKASSERPAIQVIKEYGNLPLVECYAGQLNQVFMNILVNAIDALDEQSLSRSFTDIQANPQQIIIRTRVLKAVERVEISIRDNGMGMSATVKQKLFDYLFTTKPIGKGTGLGLSISHQIVVEKHGGSLRCESELGKGAEFIISIPIRQTAQNYSSNSIESRCFMS; encoded by the coding sequence ATGAATACGATTAAAAGAAAGATTTTGAAAGAAAGGCGAGATTATAACGCTTGGGTTGCCAATGAAACTCTAGAAGACTATTCCTTACGTTATGCTCCCAAATCATTTAGAAAATGGTCGGAATTTTTGGTAGCCAATACAGCTTTAGGAGGCATTTCATTTTTAGCATTAGAAGCAATTGGCGGTTCTTTGATTATTAATTATGGCTTTGCCAATTCCTGCTGGGCGATTTTAACGGTTAGTTTAATTATTTTTTTGGCAGGGTTACCAATTAGTTATTACGCGGCCAAATACAACATTGATATAGATTTGTTAACTAGAGGTGCGGGTTTTGGCTATATCGGATCGACGATTACTTCTTTAATTTACGCATCTTTTACTTTTATTTTTTTTGCTTTAGAAGCCGCTATTATGGCTCAGGCATTACAACTGTATTTCCATTTACCTTTGACAATTGGTTATTTAATCTGTTCTTTAATAATTATTCCGTTAGTTTTTTATGGAGTTACGTTAATTAGCAAGTTGCAGTTATGGACGCAACCAATCTGGCTTTTGTTAATGATATCGCCTTACATTTTCGTGCTTTATAAAGAACCAGATTCTTTGAATAATTGGTTGAATTTTGCAGGAAATTCGCCTAGTGGTGCGAGTTTCGATCCATTATTATTTGGCGTAGCAGCAACGGTATCTTTTTCTTTAATCGGTCAGTTAGGCGAACAGGTAGATTACTTGCGATTTCTGCCTAATTGCCAAGAAAATAATCGATTTAAATGGTGGTTAGCTGTAATTTTAGCTGGCCCTGGTTGGATTATTTTAGGAGGAGCAAAGCAGTTAGGGGGAGCTTTTTTAACTGCTTTGGCGATTAATCATGGGGTAGGGTTATCGACAGCTAAAGAACCAGTTCATATGTATATGGCAGGATTTGCTTATATATTTTCCGATCCTGGGGTTGTATTGTTGGTTGCTACTTTATTCGTGCTGGTTTCCCAAATTAAAATTAACGTTACTAATGCTTATGCCGGCTCGCTAGCTTGGTCGAATTTTTTCTCCCGACTCACCCACAGTCATCCGGGACGAGTAGTGTGGTTGGTTTTTAATGTGGCGATCGCGTTATTGTTGATGGAGTTAGGGGTATTTCAGACACTAGAAGCTGTTTTGGGACTGTATTCTAATGTGGCGATCGCGTGGATCGGTGCGGTAGTCGCGGACTTAGTAGTAAATAAACCTTTAGGATTGAGTCCTTCTTATATCGAATTTAAACGAGCTTATCTGTATAACTTCAATCCAGTTGGATTTGGTGCGATGGCGATCGGTTCTGTAGTGGCGATCGTTTGTTTTCTGGGAGTCTTCGGTAATTACGCTCAAGCTTATTCTCCCTTTGTAGCTTTGATTTTAGCCTTTATGATGTCGCCTGCGATCGCCCTGATCACCAAAGGAAAGTATTATATTGCCAGAGAAAACCTTTATTCCCACATTAAAGATGATAATTTGCTCGTAACTTGTTGTATATGCCAACAGGAATATGAAACTGCCGATACCGCACATTGTCCGGTTTATGAAGGGCCAATTTGCTCTTTATGTTGTAGTTTAGATGCTCATTGTCACGATAGTTGTAAAACCTCTACTCTAAATTTCAAACAATTATTAAACCGCTTAGCTACTAGAATTTTTCAGCAGAAACTAGCTCCTCATCTAGGAATCAGAATTATTAAATTTATCGTATTTTATTCTCTATCTTCTATATTACTAGGGCTAGGTTTTGGATTAATTTATTATCAAGGAGTATGGCAGTCATCAGCAATCCCGATCGCAGCTTATCCGCTAATCAAGGGTGTGTTTATGACTTTATACGCTTCCTTGTTAGTTTTTATCGGAATTGGAGTTTGGTGGCTAATCTTGAGTGAAGAAAGTCGGGAATTGGCAGAAGATGAATTAGCCAAACAAAATGAACAACTCCAACAAGAAATTGCCGAACGCAAACAAGCTGAAATAGCTTTGCAAAAATTAACTCACGAATTGGAAATTCGAGTAGAACAACGGACTGCCGAATTATCCGAGGCTTTGAATATCTTAAAGCAAGCTCAAACACAACTCGTTCAAACAGAAAAAATGTCTAGTTTAGGGCAGTTGGTAGCGGGAGTAGCCCATGAAATTAATAACCCAGTAAATTTTATATGTGGGAACTTAGAGCATATAGATGATTATTTTGAAAGCCTTTTAAAACTGATCGAGGCTTATCAAAAAGAAATTTCAAAAGATTTACTAAAACCTTCCATTCAGCAAATTGAAGAAGAAATCGAACTAGATTTTTTGCAAGAAGATTTACCGAAATTACTCTCTTCAATGCGGATAGGAACAGACCGCATTCGGGCAATTGTATTATCTTTACGCAATTTTTCTCGGCTAGATGAAGCAGAAGTAAAAGCGGTGGATATCCATGCGGGAATAGATAGCACTTTAATGATTTTAGGACATCGGCTAAAAGCTTCATCAGAGCGCCCAGCTATTCAAGTGATTAAAGAATATGGCAATTTACCTTTGGTAGAGTGCTATGCCGGACAACTAAATCAAGTGTTTATGAATATTTTGGTGAATGCTATCGATGCTTTAGACGAACAAAGCCTCAGTCGTTCTTTTACAGATATTCAGGCTAATCCTCAGCAAATTATCATTCGCACGAGAGTTTTAAAAGCAGTGGAAAGAGTTGAGATTTCGATCCGAGATAATGGAATGGGAATGTCGGCAACTGTCAAGCAAAAACTGTTTGATTATTTGTTCACTACAAAACCTATTGGCAAAGGTACGGGTTTGGGATTATCGATCAGTCATCAAATTGTGGTAGAAAAACACGGGGGAAGCTTAAGATGTGAGTCTGAATTAGGTAAAGGAGCAGAATTTATTATTTCTATTCCCATTCGTCAAACTGCTCAAAATTATTCGTCCAATAGTATAGAATCAAGGTGTTTCATGTCTTAG
- a CDS encoding prephenate/arogenate dehydrogenase produces the protein MNIGIVGLGLIGGSLAWDLKAKNHQVLAVSRRPETCQQAIDRGIVDDASVNLSLMAAAELVFVCTPIGSIIPTVEELIPHLSPETIITDVGSVKTPIVEALTPIWPNFVGGHPMAGTAESGLDAALSNLFANRPYVLTPSETTSPEAVKRVGEITELLQAKLYLCRPQEHDRAVSWISHLPVMVSAAAIDACLSETDSNVLELAKNLASSGFRDTSRVGGGNPELGVMMAQYNREHLLGSLQQYRNSLDRLISLIVNRDWAGLENELQRTQQGRPEFVKELNS, from the coding sequence ATGAATATCGGTATTGTGGGGTTGGGATTGATTGGTGGTTCTTTGGCTTGGGATTTAAAAGCTAAGAATCATCAAGTTTTGGCGGTGAGCCGTCGTCCGGAAACTTGTCAGCAGGCGATCGATCGCGGTATCGTCGATGATGCTAGCGTCAATTTATCGTTAATGGCAGCAGCCGAACTGGTGTTTGTTTGCACCCCCATCGGCTCGATTATTCCCACAGTGGAAGAACTGATTCCCCATCTTTCTCCTGAGACAATTATCACGGATGTCGGTTCGGTGAAAACGCCGATCGTAGAAGCTTTAACCCCTATTTGGCCTAATTTCGTGGGCGGACATCCGATGGCAGGAACGGCAGAAAGTGGTTTGGATGCTGCTTTATCTAATTTATTCGCCAACAGACCTTACGTGCTGACTCCCTCAGAAACTACTTCACCAGAAGCAGTTAAAAGAGTAGGGGAAATTACCGAACTTCTGCAAGCTAAACTTTACCTTTGTCGTCCCCAAGAACACGATCGCGCAGTCAGCTGGATTTCTCATTTACCGGTGATGGTAAGCGCTGCTGCGATCGATGCTTGTCTGAGCGAAACTGACTCAAATGTATTGGAATTAGCCAAAAATTTGGCTAGTTCCGGTTTTCGCGATACCAGTCGAGTGGGTGGGGGCAACCCGGAATTAGGCGTAATGATGGCGCAGTATAATCGGGAGCATTTATTGGGAAGTTTGCAACAGTACCGCAACAGTTTGGATCGGTTGATTTCCCTGATCGTTAACCGGGATTGGGCTGGTTTGGAAAATGAATTGCAGCGGACACAGCAAGGCAGACCGGAATTTGTGAAAGAGCTTAATTCCTAA